CTGGTAAATATCTATGATTTCTAATTCATACCTGTCTTTTAAATATTTTTCACAGATTTTCTTAACATTTATAACTGCACGTACAGAGTTTGGAAGAATGCCAGTAATAAATAACCGAAGCATATACTTTTCCTCAGCTTTATCATCAGCTTCTTTTTTGTTTTTGGTATTATCCGGTATTTTTTTTGACATATTTATCAGTTTTTTCCACGTGTATCTTTTCTTTTCGCAGC
The genomic region above belongs to Bacteroidota bacterium and contains:
- a CDS encoding circadian clock protein KaiB; translation: MSKKIPDNTKNKKEADDKAEEKYMLRLFITGILPNSVRAVINVKKICEKYLKDRYELEIIDIYQQPELAFSEDIIAIPTLIKKFPLPTKKMIGDLSDTKKVLDGLGLNNKNI